One genomic region from Streptomyces sp. NBC_01304 encodes:
- a CDS encoding type 1 glutamine amidotransferase domain-containing protein produces MPPAKRILIVLTSHGELGSTGRPTGYYLPEVALPWKVFSEAGHRTDLVSIQGGEPPVSGIDPTDPDQQAFLADPEMSAKLRNTPRPEDIDAAQYDAIFYAGGHGSMWDFAGNTQLAGLGRDVYEAGGVVAALCHGPAGLVDIVLSDGSHLVDGKRLAAFTNDEEAAVGLTDIVPFPLQTTLEQRGAKHEAAENFTAHAVVDGRLVTGQNPASAVQTAEAVVRVLAGA; encoded by the coding sequence ATGCCCCCTGCCAAGCGGATCCTCATCGTGCTCACCAGCCATGGCGAGCTCGGCAGCACCGGCCGTCCCACCGGCTACTACCTGCCGGAAGTCGCCCTGCCCTGGAAGGTGTTCAGCGAGGCCGGCCACCGCACCGACCTGGTCTCCATACAGGGCGGTGAGCCGCCCGTCTCCGGGATCGACCCCACCGACCCGGACCAGCAGGCGTTCCTCGCCGACCCCGAGATGAGCGCCAAGCTCAGGAACACCCCCCGGCCCGAGGACATCGACGCGGCACAGTACGACGCGATCTTCTACGCGGGCGGGCACGGCAGCATGTGGGACTTCGCGGGCAACACACAACTGGCCGGCCTCGGCCGGGACGTCTACGAGGCCGGCGGTGTGGTCGCCGCGCTCTGCCACGGCCCGGCGGGGCTGGTCGACATCGTGCTGTCCGACGGCAGTCACCTCGTCGACGGCAAGCGCCTGGCAGCCTTCACCAATGACGAGGAGGCCGCGGTCGGCCTCACCGACATCGTGCCGTTCCCGCTGCAGACGACGCTCGAACAGCGCGGCGCCAAGCACGAGGCCGCGGAGAACTTCACGGCACATGCCGTGGTGGACGGCCGTCTGGTCACCGGGCAGAACCCGGCCTCGGCGGTACAGACCGCCGAGGCGGTCGTCCGCGTACTGGCCGGCGCGTGA
- a CDS encoding MFS transporter translates to MTLHPTGPRTEEQAAGSAAADATAEPAPAIGPAPAAGPAGSVARAPDTVGPPAAPATGQGRWVVLGVGLVCAFLVIGGVSVVNLAMPSLQRSLQVGFGTAQFVIAGYGLVYAIFLITGGRLGDVLGRKRVLLTGLALFTLAVAVCGIAPNAPVLIGARLVQGFGAALVYPQILSIIQDTFEGRERNFALGLFGATIGVALVAGQLIGGALIQLDLAGLGWRPAFLVLVPIGAAALLAGRRVMAPDRPPGTAHIDHIGTGLLGTALLFLTLPLLIGPGTGWAWWTWAMLGAAPPVLALFMRHEQRLVRAARTPLLRPELFRQRAFSVGMSIGLVFFISTVGLAVYASLTLQAGLGLDPLRAGLAFAPVGVAFFGASLVVPQLVPRLGRSVLTFGYALLTVGLVATWYTVRVQGSGLTAAALAAPLLLVGAGQGFTMSPLIGIVLTGIRPDDKGSASGALTTAFQVGQALGVAGIGTIFSVMGASPGAGADTARYLAAFRTALLVMVALTVLSLLLVALLPGAHGGQRHHHFLWLRHGRRTGLSHAFYLLTGGHAVGRLAHWFHHHDSHKDHDRHHYGLHRTGDHHNRIHHQGK, encoded by the coding sequence GTGACCCTGCACCCCACGGGTCCGCGCACCGAGGAGCAGGCTGCCGGCTCCGCGGCGGCCGACGCGACCGCGGAGCCCGCACCGGCCATCGGACCCGCGCCGGCCGCCGGTCCGGCGGGCAGCGTTGCGCGGGCCCCGGACACGGTCGGCCCGCCCGCCGCACCTGCCACCGGCCAGGGGCGCTGGGTCGTGCTCGGCGTGGGGCTGGTCTGCGCCTTCCTCGTCATCGGCGGGGTCTCCGTGGTCAATCTGGCGATGCCGTCCCTGCAGCGGAGCCTCCAAGTCGGCTTCGGAACCGCACAGTTCGTGATCGCCGGGTACGGACTGGTCTACGCGATCTTCCTCATCACCGGCGGCCGCCTCGGCGACGTGCTCGGCCGCAAGCGGGTCCTGCTGACCGGGCTCGCCCTGTTCACCCTCGCGGTCGCCGTCTGCGGGATCGCGCCGAACGCCCCGGTGCTCATCGGGGCCAGGCTCGTGCAGGGCTTCGGTGCCGCGCTGGTCTATCCACAGATCCTGTCGATCATCCAGGACACCTTCGAGGGCCGGGAACGGAACTTCGCCCTCGGCTTGTTCGGGGCGACCATCGGCGTCGCCCTCGTCGCGGGCCAGCTCATCGGCGGCGCCCTGATCCAGCTCGACCTGGCCGGGCTCGGCTGGCGCCCCGCGTTCCTGGTCCTGGTGCCGATCGGGGCCGCGGCGCTGCTCGCCGGCCGGCGGGTGATGGCGCCGGACCGGCCCCCGGGCACGGCTCACATCGACCACATCGGCACCGGCCTGCTGGGCACGGCACTGCTCTTCCTCACGCTGCCCCTGCTCATCGGCCCCGGGACCGGCTGGGCCTGGTGGACCTGGGCCATGCTCGGCGCGGCCCCGCCCGTCCTCGCGCTCTTCATGCGCCATGAGCAGCGCCTCGTCCGCGCGGCACGCACACCCCTGCTGCGCCCCGAGCTCTTCCGCCAACGGGCCTTCTCCGTGGGCATGTCGATCGGCCTGGTCTTCTTCATCAGCACGGTCGGCCTCGCCGTCTACGCCTCGTTGACCCTGCAGGCCGGCCTCGGACTCGACCCGCTGCGGGCGGGCCTGGCCTTCGCCCCGGTCGGCGTCGCCTTCTTCGGCGCCTCCCTGGTGGTGCCCCAGCTGGTGCCCCGGCTCGGCCGGTCCGTCCTGACCTTCGGCTATGCGTTGCTCACGGTCGGCCTGGTGGCCACCTGGTACACCGTGCGGGTCCAGGGCAGCGGGCTGACCGCGGCCGCGCTTGCCGCCCCGCTGCTCCTTGTCGGCGCCGGTCAGGGCTTCACCATGTCCCCGCTGATCGGCATCGTGCTCACCGGCATCCGGCCCGACGACAAGGGCTCGGCCTCCGGCGCGCTGACCACCGCCTTCCAGGTGGGGCAGGCCCTCGGAGTGGCCGGGATCGGTACCATTTTCTCCGTCATGGGGGCGAGTCCGGGGGCGGGCGCAGACACCGCGCGCTATCTGGCCGCCTTCCGGACCGCACTCCTGGTCATGGTCGCCCTGACCGTGCTCTCGCTGCTTCTGGTGGCCCTGCTGCCCGGAGCCCACGGCGGCCAACGGCACCACCACTTCCTGTGGCTGCGGCACGGCCGGCGCACCGGCCTCTCACACGCCTTCTATCTGCTGACCGGCGGCCATGCCGTGGGCCGCCTCGCGCACTGGTTCCATCATCACGACAGTCACAAGGACCACGACCGTCACCACTACGGCCTTCACAGGACCGGTGACCACCACAACAGGATTCACCACCAAGGGAAGTGA
- a CDS encoding aldo/keto reductase: MHQITLGSQGLEVSAQGLGCMGMSQSYGVGNDIESIATVHRALDLGVTLIDTANVYGATGLYGVGANEKLLGHALKDRRDEAVLASKCGIVDVRPGTGMVLQADPDYVRRSCDESLTRLGVDHIDLYYLHRVDPKTPIEESIGAMAELVAAGKIRYVGVSEVSAEELERAHAVHPVSAVQSEYSLWTRGIEDAVLPTARRLGIGLVPFSPLGRGFLTGAVTSRDGFDSNDMRRNMPRFQQENLDANLKLVTVVKEIAEGKGVLPGQIALAWVHAQGDDVVPIPGTKRIAYLEQNAAAADVRLTEEELTRLDAFAAEVSGTRR; the protein is encoded by the coding sequence ATGCATCAGATCACTCTGGGCAGCCAGGGCCTCGAAGTCTCCGCACAGGGCCTCGGCTGCATGGGCATGAGCCAGTCCTACGGCGTCGGCAACGACATCGAGTCGATCGCCACCGTCCACCGCGCCCTGGACCTCGGCGTGACCCTCATCGACACCGCGAACGTGTACGGCGCCACCGGCCTGTACGGCGTCGGTGCGAACGAGAAGCTCCTCGGCCATGCCCTCAAGGACCGCCGCGACGAGGCCGTCCTCGCCTCCAAGTGCGGCATCGTGGACGTCAGGCCCGGCACCGGAATGGTGCTGCAGGCCGACCCGGACTACGTCCGCCGCTCGTGCGACGAGTCCCTGACCCGGCTGGGTGTCGACCACATCGACCTGTACTACCTGCACCGCGTCGACCCCAAGACCCCCATCGAGGAGTCCATCGGGGCGATGGCCGAGCTCGTCGCCGCCGGCAAGATCCGTTACGTCGGTGTCTCCGAGGTCTCCGCCGAGGAGCTGGAGCGCGCACACGCCGTGCACCCGGTCAGCGCCGTGCAGAGCGAGTACTCGCTGTGGACCCGCGGCATCGAGGACGCCGTCCTGCCGACGGCACGCCGCCTCGGCATCGGCCTGGTGCCGTTCTCGCCGCTCGGCCGCGGCTTCCTGACCGGCGCCGTGACCTCCCGCGACGGGTTCGACTCGAACGACATGCGGCGCAACATGCCGCGCTTCCAGCAGGAGAACCTCGACGCCAACCTCAAGCTCGTGACGGTCGTCAAGGAGATCGCCGAGGGCAAGGGCGTGCTGCCCGGCCAGATCGCCCTCGCCTGGGTACACGCCCAGGGCGACGACGTCGTCCCGATCCCCGGCACCAAGCGGATCGCGTACCTGGAGCAGAACGCCGCGGCAGCCGATGTCAGGCTCACCGAGGAGGAGTTGACGCGGCTCGACGCCTTCGCGGCGGAGGTCTCCGGCACCCGCCGCTGA
- a CDS encoding NAD(P)/FAD-dependent oxidoreductase — protein MSGNTTSAVRRRTEEAGAGTVDAAVVGGGPAGLSAAVYLARYGREVLVFDTGHGRSTHHQVNHNYLGFPDGIATVDLRKLATEQLGRYPEARVVHHQITGIEGSAGDGFTLRAQGHSWRARTVLLATGVLDHFPHFPHWESYVGRSMFWCITCDGYENRGRSILVVGHTDAAAGEAMQLHSLTDRVRLLTNSRSDEISPEFRRRLDSAGIEVVHDRIQEAQGADGVLEAIVTRGGRRLALDALFSIQGATPETLLAGQLGVRLAESGYIAVDSEQKTSVAGVYAAGDVTALHSHQVTTAVHEGAQAASAANYFLYPPELKAD, from the coding sequence ATGAGCGGCAACACGACATCCGCCGTGAGGAGAAGGACGGAAGAGGCGGGGGCGGGGACCGTCGACGCCGCAGTCGTCGGCGGCGGCCCGGCCGGGCTGTCCGCCGCCGTCTACCTCGCCAGGTACGGCCGGGAGGTCCTGGTCTTCGACACCGGGCACGGCCGGTCGACCCACCACCAGGTCAACCACAACTACCTCGGCTTTCCCGACGGCATCGCCACGGTCGACCTGCGCAAGCTCGCCACCGAGCAACTGGGCCGCTACCCGGAGGCACGCGTGGTCCACCACCAGATCACCGGGATCGAGGGCAGCGCCGGTGACGGCTTCACCCTGCGCGCCCAGGGGCACAGCTGGCGGGCGCGCACTGTGCTGCTCGCGACCGGGGTCCTGGACCACTTCCCGCACTTCCCGCACTGGGAGTCGTATGTGGGGCGTTCGATGTTCTGGTGCATCACCTGCGACGGGTACGAGAACCGCGGGCGCAGCATCCTGGTGGTGGGGCACACGGATGCTGCGGCGGGCGAGGCGATGCAGCTGCACAGTCTCACCGACCGGGTCCGGCTCCTGACCAACAGCCGGAGCGACGAGATCAGTCCCGAGTTCCGGCGCCGGCTCGACTCCGCGGGCATCGAGGTGGTGCACGACCGCATCCAGGAAGCGCAGGGAGCCGACGGTGTGCTGGAGGCGATCGTCACGCGCGGTGGCCGGCGGCTGGCACTGGATGCGCTGTTCTCGATCCAGGGGGCGACGCCCGAGACCTTGCTGGCCGGCCAACTCGGCGTCCGGCTCGCGGAGTCGGGGTACATCGCGGTGGACTCGGAACAGAAGACCTCGGTGGCGGGGGTGTACGCGGCCGGAGACGTGACCGCTCTGCACTCCCACCAGGTGACCACCGCGGTGCACGAGGGTGCCCAGGCGGCGTCGGCGGCCAACTACTTCCTGTACCCGCCGGAGCTGAAGGCCGACTGA
- a CDS encoding mycothiol-dependent nitroreductase Rv2466c family protein, whose translation MTNSPQQQAISGEPGTGPVPAPHEVERIPVDFWFDPVCPWSWLTSRWLLEVVKVRPVEPRWRVMSLAILQANGRLPREYRAMLSEARGPARVCVAVAAEHGDRAVPALYTALGRRFHEQGLPQTREVVEDALHEAGLPAGPAEALHSRTYDAALEASHKAAVDLAGDDIGTPVLGFGGLREGGGGRRAGFFGPVVNPVPRGEEAARLWDGVALLAATPGFYELKRSRP comes from the coding sequence ATGACCAACTCGCCCCAGCAGCAGGCCATTTCGGGAGAGCCGGGCACGGGCCCGGTCCCAGCCCCGCACGAAGTGGAGCGCATCCCCGTCGACTTCTGGTTCGACCCGGTCTGTCCCTGGTCGTGGCTGACCTCGCGCTGGCTGCTCGAGGTGGTGAAGGTGCGCCCGGTGGAGCCGCGCTGGCGAGTGATGAGCCTGGCCATCCTGCAGGCCAACGGGCGGCTGCCCCGGGAGTACCGCGCGATGCTGAGCGAGGCGCGCGGGCCCGCCCGGGTCTGCGTCGCGGTCGCGGCCGAGCACGGGGACCGGGCCGTACCTGCCCTCTACACGGCCCTCGGCCGCCGCTTTCACGAGCAGGGCCTGCCGCAGACGCGCGAGGTTGTCGAGGACGCGCTGCACGAGGCCGGGCTGCCGGCCGGGCCGGCCGAGGCACTGCACTCCCGGACGTACGACGCCGCCCTGGAGGCCTCGCACAAGGCTGCGGTGGATCTGGCGGGTGACGACATCGGCACTCCGGTGCTCGGGTTCGGCGGGTTGCGGGAGGGCGGCGGCGGCCGTCGGGCCGGCTTCTTCGGGCCCGTGGTGAACCCGGTTCCGCGCGGCGAGGAAGCGGCACGGCTCTGGGACGGAGTCGCCCTCCTCGCCGCCACCCCCGGCTTCTACGAACTCAAGCGGAGCCGGCCCTGA
- a CDS encoding maltokinase N-terminal cap-like domain-containing protein, protein MTEPRTELDVAAELRRLLPAWLGTRRWFADKGAEAPTVEPVLVEVLAEGDPALLLAVVHTGHDEWYQLLIGVRSPGSPLPEALAAARIGRTADGAILYEALADPELAGRLLDRIAEGGPVGAVRFHRTPGAEIPTGLPAALVTAEQSNSSLAYGDRMMLKVLRLLVPGPNPELEMLAALERAGDVPSAAPLGWIQTSPDLPGGETTLGILQEFVPNRGDGWAIAVEEARACIVGECESIAPVGGFTEEAYALGRATAQVHAALARQLDTRTLTAAQADELVATLTERLDHALDEVPELLPHGRALRGAYRDLGEVVRRGHPLHVQRVHGDLHLGQVLRGKEGWVLIDFEGEPGHSVAERRRLQPALRDVAAMLRSFDYAAHHALAGVLGLPPGEQSPKDLRGTRLARRASAWAVHNRRAYSAGYSEAGGADPRTEPVLLRAFEADKAVYEALYETHNRPQWLAIPLAAVRRLAAARRVAG, encoded by the coding sequence ATGACGGAGCCCCGCACGGAACTCGATGTCGCCGCCGAACTGCGCCGGCTGTTGCCCGCCTGGCTCGGCACCCGCCGCTGGTTCGCCGACAAGGGCGCGGAGGCGCCCACCGTGGAACCGGTCCTCGTCGAGGTGCTCGCCGAGGGGGATCCGGCGCTGCTGCTCGCCGTGGTGCACACCGGGCACGACGAGTGGTACCAGTTGCTGATCGGCGTACGCTCCCCGGGCAGCCCGCTGCCGGAGGCGCTCGCCGCCGCGCGCATCGGCCGTACGGCGGACGGCGCGATCCTCTACGAGGCCCTTGCCGACCCGGAGTTGGCGGGCCGGCTGCTCGACCGGATCGCCGAGGGGGGCCCGGTGGGCGCCGTGCGATTCCACCGCACACCGGGTGCCGAGATCCCGACGGGGCTGCCCGCCGCGCTGGTCACCGCCGAGCAGTCCAACAGCTCGCTCGCGTACGGCGACCGCATGATGCTGAAGGTGCTCCGCCTCCTGGTGCCGGGCCCCAACCCCGAGCTGGAGATGCTCGCCGCCCTGGAGCGGGCCGGCGACGTGCCGAGCGCCGCGCCGCTCGGGTGGATCCAGACCTCGCCCGACCTGCCGGGTGGCGAGACCACCCTGGGCATCCTCCAGGAGTTCGTGCCCAACCGGGGCGACGGCTGGGCCATCGCCGTGGAGGAGGCACGGGCCTGCATCGTGGGCGAGTGCGAGTCGATCGCGCCGGTCGGCGGGTTCACCGAGGAGGCGTACGCCCTCGGGCGGGCCACCGCACAGGTGCACGCGGCGCTCGCGCGGCAGCTGGACACCCGGACGCTGACCGCCGCGCAGGCGGACGAGCTGGTCGCCACACTCACCGAGCGGCTGGACCACGCGCTGGACGAAGTGCCCGAACTCCTGCCGCACGGCCGGGCGTTGCGGGGTGCCTACCGGGACCTCGGCGAGGTCGTCCGGCGCGGCCATCCCCTGCACGTCCAACGCGTGCACGGGGATCTCCACCTGGGCCAGGTGCTCCGCGGCAAGGAAGGCTGGGTGCTCATCGACTTCGAGGGCGAGCCCGGGCACTCCGTGGCCGAGCGGCGCCGACTGCAGCCCGCGCTGCGCGATGTCGCCGCGATGCTGCGGTCCTTCGACTACGCCGCCCATCATGCGCTCGCCGGAGTGCTCGGCCTGCCGCCGGGCGAGCAGTCCCCCAAGGACCTGCGGGGCACCCGGCTGGCCCGACGGGCATCCGCGTGGGCGGTGCACAACCGCCGTGCCTACTCGGCGGGTTACAGCGAGGCAGGCGGTGCCGACCCGCGGACCGAACCGGTGCTGCTGCGGGCCTTCGAGGCGGACAAGGCGGTGTACGAGGCGCTGTACGAGACCCACAACCGGCCACAGTGGCTGGCGATTCCGCTGGCCGCGGTCCGCAGGCTCGCGGCCGCACGCCGGGTGGCGGGCTGA
- a CDS encoding IS701 family transposase: MSVPTETKMPGEAVSEFLSETLRSIPRSDQRRWGELYVRALMEAEGKKTMRALAKGAGPGVEQSLYQFISKSPWDALPVRRELARLFQEVAQPRAWVVQPLVITKVGEHSVGVERQFVPELGRVVNCQQGMGIWLASDRMSAPVDWRLALPECWTEEPDARKRASIPEGVGACPPEKCATDSIARMAGEWGLKARPVVMDLRETDPAPVCAALMEHQIPFVLRIDPTAAHTPLELRRPRTDRVSEGEGLVTALSRHCMPVEWCDHTTGAVRATIVGATRVRLRRAQGRPDFQELMLLGAWSEPGARRPGEYWLSNLSGPRLGTVYRTAMLGRRVERDLAQVSDKVGIRDFEGRSFRGWHHHMTMVSLAHALTVMTEDGEAEPVPIDPRTTLAGPRTQQVDAA; the protein is encoded by the coding sequence ATGAGTGTGCCCACGGAAACAAAGATGCCCGGGGAAGCGGTGTCGGAGTTTCTTTCCGAGACCCTCCGTTCCATTCCGCGCAGCGACCAGCGGCGCTGGGGCGAACTTTATGTACGCGCCCTCATGGAGGCCGAGGGCAAGAAGACCATGCGGGCCCTGGCGAAAGGTGCCGGGCCCGGCGTAGAGCAAAGCCTTTACCAATTCATCAGTAAGTCGCCCTGGGATGCGCTTCCGGTGCGCCGCGAACTCGCCCGGCTCTTCCAGGAGGTGGCCCAGCCGCGCGCCTGGGTGGTCCAGCCCTTGGTGATCACCAAGGTGGGGGAGCACTCGGTCGGGGTGGAGCGGCAGTTCGTGCCCGAGCTCGGCCGCGTCGTCAACTGCCAGCAGGGCATGGGCATCTGGCTGGCCTCCGACCGGATGAGCGCCCCCGTGGACTGGCGGCTGGCGCTCCCCGAGTGCTGGACCGAGGAGCCGGATGCGCGCAAGCGGGCCTCGATCCCCGAGGGCGTGGGCGCCTGCCCGCCCGAGAAGTGTGCGACCGACTCCATCGCCAGGATGGCCGGCGAGTGGGGCCTCAAGGCCAGGCCCGTCGTGATGGATCTGCGCGAGACCGACCCCGCGCCGGTCTGCGCGGCCCTGATGGAACACCAGATCCCGTTCGTGCTGCGCATCGACCCCACCGCCGCACACACCCCGCTCGAACTGCGCCGCCCCCGCACCGACCGGGTGAGCGAGGGCGAGGGCCTGGTCACCGCGCTGAGCCGGCACTGCATGCCGGTGGAGTGGTGCGACCACACCACCGGTGCGGTCCGCGCCACCATCGTGGGCGCCACCCGGGTCCGGCTGCGCCGGGCCCAAGGCCGCCCCGACTTCCAGGAGTTGATGCTCCTCGGTGCCTGGTCCGAGCCCGGCGCCCGCCGCCCTGGCGAGTACTGGCTGTCCAACCTCTCCGGGCCGCGCCTCGGCACCGTCTACCGCACCGCGATGCTCGGCCGCCGCGTCGAGCGAGACCTCGCGCAGGTCAGCGACAAGGTGGGGATACGTGACTTCGAGGGCCGCTCGTTCCGTGGCTGGCACCACCACATGACCATGGTCTCGCTCGCGCATGCGCTGACCGTCATGACCGAGGACGGCGAGGCCGAACCGGTGCCGATCGACCCACGGACGACCCTTGCGGGGCCGCGTACGCAGCAGGTGGATGCCGCATGA
- a CDS encoding SDR family oxidoreductase: MDSPVVVIGGAGRLGSLVTRRLLDDGSKVRVVSRNAQRGRLPLGVELHRADVRYADTLIPALSGCAAVVFSVEPGTAETGPDAPESTVYDGVRNALAAAAQFAEQPHFVLVSQIFVTRREHPMNAYGRLLDWRLRGEDAVRESGLPYTVIRPSWLTDDRTAGDRVRLEQDDRGDGWVSRSAVAEAVVQSLRGRAAVGRTFELYNEPGQPPADWGQLLGRLKPDPVLAHWGS, from the coding sequence ATGGACAGCCCCGTAGTGGTGATCGGTGGGGCCGGCAGGCTGGGCAGCCTCGTGACCCGCAGGCTGCTCGACGACGGAAGCAAAGTACGGGTGGTGAGCCGCAATGCGCAGCGTGGACGGCTCCCGCTCGGAGTGGAACTGCACCGCGCGGACGTGCGGTACGCGGACACCCTGATCCCCGCGCTCAGCGGCTGTGCGGCCGTGGTCTTCAGCGTGGAACCGGGTACGGCCGAGACCGGCCCCGACGCCCCGGAATCGACGGTCTACGACGGGGTGCGCAATGCTCTTGCCGCAGCCGCCCAGTTCGCCGAGCAGCCGCACTTCGTGCTGGTCAGCCAGATATTCGTGACGCGTCGTGAGCACCCGATGAACGCCTACGGCCGGCTGCTCGACTGGCGGCTGCGGGGTGAGGACGCGGTACGTGAATCGGGCCTGCCCTACACCGTGATACGCCCCAGCTGGCTCACCGACGACCGCACGGCGGGCGACCGGGTGCGGCTCGAACAGGACGACCGGGGCGACGGCTGGGTGTCGCGGTCGGCGGTGGCGGAGGCCGTGGTGCAGTCGCTGCGCGGCCGGGCCGCCGTCGGGCGGACCTTCGAGCTGTACAACGAGCCCGGGCAGCCCCCGGCCGACTGGGGCCAGCTGCTCGGCCGGCTCAAGCCCGACCCGGTGCTCGCGCACTGGGGCTCCTGA
- a CDS encoding NDP-sugar synthase has protein sequence MSTNQEQETVGIILAGGRGERAKPITLKSADYIRSKAMIPFVGRRLIEWVLESCREQGIRRFYVVTHGLENRNQIKLLLGHGERFGVDITYSRSRFDRYNVGSAGATLHNLEQWDLMGRALVLPVDSLFDFDLKSMQAAHAARDALVTVAAVPRTAQEIAGKYGVMRTDALDYVQGFVEKPGPQLLGELFPQTVGDAGATLPTNAGMYLVDCARLRLLARDPELFRQSHQRLDWGGDLLPWLVSRGHPVASHAIGRLGDLGNVPDYLETVQLVLDGGYQQMNRLMDPPDRQHPRYWIHESSLHMKDDLTGTTLADKIEEGSVVIGAGVRIGQDVEIGPGVRLDHADIGDGAEIREGATLVRSACGESAVIGPYAEISDSYVGPMAEINSERGRPLRLEGHAAIGDGAVLWPGTRFCGVTVYPRLRVPALVGVPAETELRSADDILRWV, from the coding sequence GTGAGTACGAACCAAGAGCAGGAGACCGTGGGCATCATCCTCGCCGGGGGGCGGGGAGAGCGGGCGAAGCCCATCACTCTCAAGTCCGCGGACTACATCCGCAGCAAGGCGATGATCCCGTTCGTGGGCCGCCGGCTCATCGAGTGGGTGCTCGAGTCCTGTCGAGAGCAGGGCATCCGGCGCTTCTACGTCGTGACGCACGGGCTGGAGAACCGGAACCAGATCAAGCTGCTGCTGGGCCACGGCGAGCGCTTCGGGGTGGACATCACCTACTCCCGCTCTCGGTTCGACCGCTACAACGTCGGTTCGGCGGGCGCCACTTTGCACAATCTGGAGCAGTGGGACCTCATGGGCCGCGCTCTGGTCCTGCCGGTCGACTCGCTCTTCGACTTCGATCTGAAGTCGATGCAGGCCGCCCACGCGGCACGCGATGCCCTGGTCACGGTGGCCGCGGTGCCGCGTACGGCGCAGGAGATCGCCGGCAAGTACGGGGTCATGCGCACCGATGCGCTGGATTACGTCCAGGGCTTCGTGGAGAAGCCCGGGCCCCAGCTGCTCGGCGAACTGTTCCCGCAGACGGTGGGGGACGCGGGGGCGACCCTGCCCACCAATGCGGGGATGTACTTGGTGGACTGTGCCCGGCTGCGGTTGCTCGCCCGCGACCCGGAGCTCTTCAGGCAGTCCCACCAACGGCTCGACTGGGGCGGCGACCTGCTGCCCTGGCTGGTCTCCCGGGGCCACCCGGTGGCGAGTCACGCCATCGGCAGGCTCGGTGACCTGGGCAATGTCCCGGACTACCTGGAGACCGTGCAACTCGTCCTGGATGGCGGGTACCAGCAGATGAACCGCCTGATGGACCCGCCGGACCGGCAGCACCCGAGGTACTGGATCCATGAGTCCAGCCTGCACATGAAGGACGACCTCACCGGCACCACCCTCGCCGACAAGATCGAGGAGGGCTCGGTCGTCATCGGCGCGGGGGTCCGGATAGGCCAGGACGTCGAGATCGGACCCGGGGTGCGCCTCGACCACGCGGACATCGGCGACGGGGCCGAGATCCGCGAGGGGGCCACCCTGGTCCGGTCCGCCTGCGGGGAGTCGGCGGTGATCGGTCCGTACGCCGAGATATCGGACTCGTACGTCGGTCCGATGGCGGAGATCAATTCGGAGCGCGGCCGTCCGCTGCGGCTCGAGGGCCATGCGGCGATCGGCGACGGTGCCGTGCTCTGGCCGGGAACGCGATTTTGCGGGGTCACCGTGTACCCGCGGCTGAGGGTGCCCGCACTGGTGGGGGTGCCCGCTGAAACCGAACTCAGGAGCGCCGACGACATCCTGCGCTGGGTGTGA
- a CDS encoding LuxR C-terminal-related transcriptional regulator: MGLLRPLAENPGQYAAVPPDIAASELVHPMERAVLVQQHTIAAVHEMISEAEVIYRKEHRESTFPVRVLHGVEVIRSALDQGRAQCRQEALTAQPGGSRPPETLARTLPHERELIKRGVKRRTLYQHSIRTHGPTLAFIEQITSAGAQVRTLNELFDRLIIYDRTVAFIPDSRYEQDDAALAIEHPAIVQYLIKVFNHAWQRAEPVTLGQDQQRPPLMTDETRRNVLSLMVEGHTDAAIGSRLGISARTVSSHIKKASDLVGGRSRAHLAYLLAKSDLLDGIPEDPASPA; this comes from the coding sequence TTGGGCCTGCTGCGCCCGCTGGCTGAAAACCCCGGGCAGTACGCCGCTGTCCCTCCGGACATCGCGGCAAGCGAACTCGTCCACCCCATGGAGCGGGCCGTACTGGTTCAGCAGCACACCATCGCGGCCGTGCACGAGATGATCTCCGAAGCGGAAGTGATCTACCGCAAGGAGCACCGGGAGTCGACCTTCCCGGTGCGCGTACTGCACGGGGTGGAAGTCATCAGGTCCGCGCTTGACCAGGGCAGGGCCCAATGCCGGCAGGAGGCGCTGACCGCCCAGCCGGGCGGCTCCCGGCCCCCGGAGACGCTCGCCAGGACGCTGCCCCACGAACGCGAGCTGATCAAGCGCGGCGTCAAGCGGCGCACGCTCTATCAGCACTCGATCCGCACCCATGGCCCGACCCTGGCGTTCATCGAGCAGATCACGTCCGCCGGGGCCCAAGTCCGCACGCTCAACGAGCTCTTCGACCGCCTGATCATCTACGACCGCACGGTGGCGTTCATCCCCGACTCACGCTACGAACAGGACGACGCCGCCCTCGCGATCGAGCATCCGGCGATCGTCCAGTACCTGATCAAGGTCTTCAACCACGCCTGGCAGCGCGCCGAGCCCGTCACCCTGGGCCAGGACCAGCAGCGCCCGCCGCTGATGACCGATGAGACCCGGCGCAATGTGCTGAGCCTGATGGTGGAGGGCCACACCGACGCGGCGATCGGCTCCCGTCTCGGCATCAGCGCCCGCACCGTGTCCAGCCACATCAAGAAGGCATCCGACCTCGTCGGCGGCCGCAGCAGGGCCCATCTCGCCTACCTGCTGGCGAAATCGGACCTCCTCGACGGCATCCCCGAGGACCCCGCCTCCCCGGCCTGA